The DNA region GATTGCGTTTCAATCCTCGCCCGCCCTTTCGAGCGGGCGCTACACGTGCGAAAACTCGTCATATCCCGGCACACGGAGCGTTTCAATCCTCGCCCGCCCTTTCGAGCGGGCGCTACGGATCGGCCCCGCTGTTTTTGTGCCGTGCGTGGGTGTTTCAATCCTCGCCCGCCCTTTCGAGCGGGCGCTACCGACACGACGCTCAGCGACGTGGACCGCTATCCGTTGTTTCAATCCTCGCCCGCCCTTTCGAGCGGGCGCTACCATCCCTCCCTTGGCATGGCCCCGGCCATCAATTGTTTCAATCCTCGCCCGCCCTTTCGAGCGGGCGCTACTACCACCCCAGGCTGTGCATTTCAGCTTGCATTATGTTTCAATCCTCGCCCGCCCTTTCGAGCGGGCGCTACGTGCGCGGCCACGGCCATTTGGGCCGCGCCACAGGCGTTTCAATCCTCGCCCGCCCTTTCGAGCGGGCGCTACCTTGTGCAACGTTGAACACCGTGTAATAGCGAAGTTTCAATCCTCGCCCGCCCTTTCGAGCGGGCGCTACTGCGTTGCCTTCCCAGAGCCTGAATTCATCGAGTTTGGCTCCGGTTTCCGCGAACCAGCAGATTTCTTGAGCAGCCGCTCCACCGAAAATTTGCCGTTCACCGCATAACTCATTGTGAAATCAAATAAGATCGATCTGCGCGTTCGTCCAGGCCATTCACCATCGCACCATGTTCGCGCGAATCGATTACCGGACCAACGGTTCATCAAAATTGACGCTCCCATCCAATCCATAGACCTGCACATACTTTTCCTTCGGCTCGACGAGCCGATAGATACGAAGACTGTCTTCCGTCTTTTCAATGATCTTTAATAGACGCCGAATCACCTCTTCAAATTGCGCCTCGCTCACTGAACATTCAAAAACCGACTTCTGCACACGCTGACCAAAATCCTGGCAAGCCTGGGCCACCTTCCGCAGACGTTTGCGCCCTGCAGCCGTTTCGGTCGATACATCGTAGCTGATCAGAACATTCATTCAGCGGGGCTACCGATATAGAAACGGCGGATAATTTTCCAGGTCGCCACGGAGCACACGCGCGAGCAGCCGCGCCTGAACATGCGGTACCAATCCCAGCGGCATCTTCTGATCGAGCACCGGGTGGGTGATCTCTTCTTGTTTACGCTTTTGATAAGCGACAATAGCTTCCTTGCGCGCCTCGTCAGTCATTTCGACAGCGCCCCCGGACCGTTGCATGAAATCCTTCGCGCTCACTTGGCGTCGGTTGATCAACGTGAGCACGAGGCGATCAGCCAGGACGCTCCGCAGCTCTTCCATGAGATCCAGCCCCAACGCGGCTCGGCCTGGACGCAGCGCATGCAGAAAGCCGATCTGCGGATCGAGACCCACCCCTTCAGCCGCTGCCACACAATCGTTCATCACCAGCGCATAGAGAAACGACATGAGGGCATTGACAGGATCTGTCGGCGGACGCCGATTGCGGCCATCGAGTTTGAAGGTTTCACGGTCTTCCTTAATCATCCGATCAAACGTGGAGAAATAGTTGCGCGCCGATTCCCCTTCGATGCCGCGCACGGTGTCCACCTCTTTACACTGTGGAAGCCGGGTGACCGCATTTCCCAACGCCTCTGCAGTCGTCCTCAACGCCTCGGAATCTGGTGCAACATCGGCCTCACGCGCGCCACGCAGTACAATCTGACGCGAATTTTGAATTTTCCCCGCTACCATATTGCGCGCGATGGATAATATCCGCGACGAATCACGCATAGCCTCATGCTGAGCGCAACGAAGCAACACGTTCCCACTCACTGGGCCTTCCACCCGCGCCTTGAACCGGCCATTGCGATCCAGTAGCACCACGAACCGCCCGTCTTCCGCACAACGCTGCATCGCCGCCGGACTCATCAGCACGTCACCGAAGCAGACAACTCCACCGAGGTGATGAAACGGCACCTGTAACTTCGTTTCCTTGTGAACCTCGACTCGAAGTGTTTCGTGGTCGGCCCGCACATACGCTCCCTCCGTCGTGATATAGAGCGTGTTCAGCAGTTGATGCATGGCGGTTTCACGGATGAATGGTAAAAAGGGCACGCACCACAGTGCGTGCCCGCTGACCTTCGTCACTCACCGACGGCATACAAACTTCTTGAAGGGAGCACTTGGAACAGCGCCGATCATTCACCGTCGGAGGAAGCTGCTTTGTCGCCAGCATATGGCGAATCGCCTGTACGGCCTGTACAACCTGCGCCCGGAGTTCCGGCGTGCATATCACCTCACGGCGCTTCCGCGAACTATGGTGATAGATCGCCCCGCACGGCACAGCCCGGCCCGTCATCTCCTCCAAGCACATCGCCTGAGCACATAGCTGCAAGTCATCATGCTCCTGCTCCCTGTGCGGCCCGTGCTTGTACTCCACGGGATACGGCGTCTCTCCGTGAAACTCCACCACATCCGCCTTCCCGATCAATCCTAAAGCCTTGGACCACAGAGGCAACGCCCGTTCAATGAACACCCCAGCCCGCTCCTTTGTCTCCGGCTCATCCACCCGCTTATGCACCGCTCGTCCGCGCAACGTGTAGAGATTTTCAACAAACGTCTGCTCAACATGAATCAAAGCACACTGCCGCCGACAGTAGCTCCAATGCTCTATCGCAGAGATCATGATGGGGTCGGCATCTTCGGCCACAACGATCACACCTTCTTTATAAAGGTCACGCCGGCGAAACCTTTGATCGGCCCCTCATCAGGTAAAGTCACGGAATAATCACTGAAGCTTCTTGCTGGACCATCGCCATCATTTGATCGTTTAACTTTTATGAGATCGAACAGCTTGTGGGCGGGGGCATTCCCAAGCTCCGAATCATGCTTGAAAATATAAAGTCCTCGAGTGGCCATTTCGCTCCGAGCCGCAGATCGGTCATGCTCAAACATGGTGGAGAGAGCATCCCAAAGTACGGCGAGGTCGTCCTCAGCGAAGCCCGTCTGCTTTGCAAGAAACGATGAGACAAACCCATGAGCCAGGTACAGCCCGTATGGAACAGTAAACTTGCGTCCCATCGTTCGATTGTCCCCCTGCTGCTTCTCTGCCGCAGCCTCAGTGGTCACTGCCATGCGAGTGATCGAATGCTCCGATGCGACGATCGGATCAATAGATCGCGCAAAGGTTAACTGGATGGGGCCCCGCACTTGCCCGCAATTCACTTTAGTAGTCATGACAGCTCCAAACGCTCGTATGTCAAAAAAGTTGGCACACATCCATTCTCTGGCCTTAAGTACATCCTTGGATTCGATAGCCACGTACGCACGTTCATGCTGCTTAT from Deltaproteobacteria bacterium includes:
- the cas4 gene encoding CRISPR-associated protein Cas4 → MISAIEHWSYCRRQCALIHVEQTFVENLYTLRGRAVHKRVDEPETKERAGVFIERALPLWSKALGLIGKADVVEFHGETPYPVEYKHGPHREQEHDDLQLCAQAMCLEEMTGRAVPCGAIYHHSSRKRREVICTPELRAQVVQAVQAIRHMLATKQLPPTVNDRRCSKCSLQEVCMPSVSDEGQRARTVVRALFTIHP
- the cas7c gene encoding type I-C CRISPR-associated protein Cas7/Csd2 yields the protein MAIQNRYDFVLLFDVKDGNPNGDPDAGNLPRLDAETGQGLVTDVCIKRKIRNFVALTTDQTESTAKLQGRKKRFEIYVKEKAVLNKQHERAYVAIESKDVLKAREWMCANFFDIRAFGAVMTTKVNCGQVRGPIQLTFARSIDPIVASEHSITRMAVTTEAAAEKQQGDNRTMGRKFTVPYGLYLAHGFVSSFLAKQTGFAEDDLAVLWDALSTMFEHDRSAARSEMATRGLYIFKHDSELGNAPAHKLFDLIKVKRSNDGDGPARSFSDYSVTLPDEGPIKGFAGVTFIKKV
- the cas1c gene encoding type I-C CRISPR-associated endonuclease Cas1 codes for the protein MHQLLNTLYITTEGAYVRADHETLRVEVHKETKLQVPFHHLGGVVCFGDVLMSPAAMQRCAEDGRFVVLLDRNGRFKARVEGPVSGNVLLRCAQHEAMRDSSRILSIARNMVAGKIQNSRQIVLRGAREADVAPDSEALRTTAEALGNAVTRLPQCKEVDTVRGIEGESARNYFSTFDRMIKEDRETFKLDGRNRRPPTDPVNALMSFLYALVMNDCVAAAEGVGLDPQIGFLHALRPGRAALGLDLMEELRSVLADRLVLTLINRRQVSAKDFMQRSGGAVEMTDEARKEAIVAYQKRKQEEITHPVLDQKMPLGLVPHVQARLLARVLRGDLENYPPFLYR
- the cas2 gene encoding CRISPR-associated endonuclease Cas2, producing MNVLISYDVSTETAAGRKRLRKVAQACQDFGQRVQKSVFECSVSEAQFEEVIRRLLKIIEKTEDSLRIYRLVEPKEKYVQVYGLDGSVNFDEPLVR